The Prionailurus bengalensis isolate Pbe53 chromosome B1, Fcat_Pben_1.1_paternal_pri, whole genome shotgun sequence genomic interval ccccaactTTACTGAGACATAATTGACCaaattgtataagtttaaggtatacaatgtaatAATTTAATACGCGGTATAtaatgtgaaatgattaccacagtaaggttagGATTTACTTTCCTAACTATGTTATtgcctgctccctccccccccaaataagaACTCTATAAACTATGGGAAAAGCATCATAGGCAAAAATACCACCaaccatttttttcaaaacaataatTCAAGCAGGGAGAGCACCAAGAATCTTATTGCCTTAACACAAGTAACTTTTCCTCACTTGCTCTGGTGGTCAGCCTACTAAACTAACGAGATTCaaacaatggaagaaaaaaagatgaagtcagCATGTGTGCCTTTcttttatataattccattttgacaaaattcaacagttCAGATAAGACATCAGTGAAACATCAATGTTTCTAacctctaaataataaataactcaCTCTCACGTAACAAGAATGTGTATGTTCACAAATCACTGTAGAGTTCCGAAGTCATCactatgtttgttttattttctctactgCAGGCTGGTAGAAATTCTACTTACCAGTTCCTGCTATTTTAACGTTCCCTCCATAGCTATTTGTATGAGTGATCCTCCTAGGCTTTATCTTCATTTGAAGTGCACGCTACAACAAATACTTTTCCATGCCATGAGAAAAGAGTCATAGCAGAAAATTTAagcaaatgtaaaatgatacattttatttacgTTTAACACACTTGGAATCAGGGGTCAAAACCTGCAGCCTGAAGATACATTTTTTCGGTTTCCATGCTTTTTTTGTCCAACAACACGTTCacaatgtttttttcaaatttcagtgtcttcAGGTGGGCTTGTATTCTCCAGTTTGTCATAAACCACTCCAATCTTCTTACTTTATATCCAACATTCATGTACTATTCACGGTACCTCCTGGCCCATGAGGCACTTGGGTTTGCCAATCTCTACTTTGTGTGAATAagccaaaattaataaataatttcttcctatttcagaaGACTTTTGACTATCTTCCAAAATGACCTCTAAAATGAGCGATGGACTTTTTCCAAGACAACTGAATTTTTAACATGTTGGCTTAAAATTTTTGGCAGAACTTTTGTCAGTAATAGCCACTTctaaatggagaaaagagaatgtggTATCATTGCTTTGATTTATTTGACTAAATTGTGTTCACAGCCACATTGGGTGATTTTTGCATAATCAAATTGTTCATACTTCCTACTTATATTGCTATTTTcagttgtatatttttaaatatattttgaaagattataatgcttaaagaaaatattaatttatatataacttttcagacttccttttcaaaaatctcacaatcctttaaaatattttacagataatttataaaatattattttctatgttgTGTAAAAATCCACACAACCTCACTGAATAACAAGGGGAAATTCACTATCTACGGTATTAAATCTCCAAAACCACATTCTTTTCTTAACAAAACTGACCTATACTAATGTTAATAACTTTCTATTTAATACTTTGAGAAATAGTtgtgcaatatttttaaatgaatggaaacATTGAGGAACTTGAAAAGAAATGTTGAGTAGTTCCTACATCTCTCATGTTTTCTTCGTGTGAGCGCTGCCTCATAGACCATTTTTATGCTATGTTGTTTACCAATTGTTTGGATTTATTAGAGCTCTCCTCAACCAAAATAATGGTGAGCTACCGTTGTTTGTATTAATTGCTTTCCTGTCTGACCTTAGCAGTGTGCTGTTATGATGCTGTGAAAACTTTTTGTCTCTAATTCCCATATTGCTCTCAGCCCTAAtcaaagctgtttttattttctcttcctttatttgtctaaaaaagataaacaaacactAATTTGCAAAGAGCATGGGGAGTGATGAATCCAAGATGACCTTAAGGACTTTTCCAACTCCAACATTCCTTCAGCAGATCTTAAGATCTAGTTAATGTCATACTATATGGTTTACTCTAATAGGTacccttaaaattttaaatgatagaatTAGTTCAAATggcaaataatatttaaagtgtttatctgagaagggcgcctgggtggctcagtccgttagcatccgacttcaattCAGAtgatggtctcacggtttgtgagttcaagtcccttgtagggcactgtgctgacatctcagagcctggaggctgctttggagtctgtatctccctctctctgcccctcccctgctcgtgctctctctctctctctctctctctctctctctctctctctctctctctcaaaataaacatttaaaaacaaaaataaataaataaataaataaataaataaataaataaataaaatgtttagctGAGATATAATGTAAGAGATATATGAAGAGTAGCAAGACTGCCCTGAATTAGTTGTTTACAACCTAGGTGAGTATTGAAATGATCTGGGGAGCTTTTAAGATTACTGATATCTCTACCTAtcacccagaaattctgatttaatttgttTGAAATGCAGCCTGgacatgagatttttaaaaaactctccaGATGATTCAAAACTAAAACCAATATTAAGAACCACTAGTGTTAAAGTCTATTTGCAGTTTATCTGTTCTTAACTAAGACTAAACATTAACATCAACaggtgcatttaaaaatatacagcttCCCAGACTCTATTCCCACACATTCAAATTACTCAATTTGGGATGGAACCAGggtattgttttgttgttgttgttccctatATCATGATTTTGATATGGAGTCAATGCTAAATACTATTGCTCAAGAATCAAGATAGTTACCATGGCAGCATGAAAAGGGATATAATGtcgtatttttgtttttctgatgacACAGAATGACCCTCACCTGCTAGAAGAGCTCAGTGTCACAAATTTAGCTTTATAATTAATGTAAGTAaattagttttatattaaaaattactcaaagtggggcgcctgggtagctcagtcagttaagccagggactgatttcctctcaggtcgtgatttcaccaTGTGTGAGTTCAACTACCCCATCGCGCTCCACGCTAACaggaggattctctctctccctttctgttctTCCACTGTTTGtgctatctttcaaaataaataaataaacttaaaaaacaattactcATGGTAACTGTTATAGCATTTTAGGGTATACTGGGAAAATTGTGGTACTAGATACTCTGCCACTGAGTGGttttaaatttgttcttcctGCAACTTTTGTCCAAATAAGTCATTGTACTTCTCTGAGTCAGCGACAGAATTTTCAGTTGTTCTGAGAAAGTCTTTGTTGGCATAGTGTTACCATATTGGCTATACTGAAAGCGACTTTGGGTCATTTCTATTAATACCCAGCTGTGAAGCAGTGGACAAATCTTGGATATACGCAGAATGCATTAAAAGAAAAGCGCAATCTCATAAATTTCTCCATATAACACATAGAAATGAGAATGATCCCTTTTGAATTTATATCAGGAGGAAaggtataaataaatttaattatttttaataatgttgaacattaagtgacacaattaaaataaaaatacattccatTGAGTGCAGAAGGACAGGGCCGTGAGCGGAAGAAGAAAGGTGCACAGCGACCCTGAGTCTCCGACAAAGCCTCTCCTCCCGTGGCTCTTGCCGTTGGCGGAGCTCACTTCCTGGAGTAGGCGGGGCCAGGGGCGGCGGTCACATGACATAACGGTGAGGGGTGCGCAGGCAGCGTTTGCCCTGAGCCGACAGGTGAGCTTACCGTCATGGCCAACGACTGCAAGCCTGATGGGAACACCGTGCAGGTGCTGCGGGACGTGGCCAACCGCCTGCGAATCCATTCCATCAGGGCCACATGTGCCTCCGGCTCCGGCCACCCCACTTCATGTTGCAGTGCAGCCGAGATCATGTCCGTGCTCTTCTTCCACACCATGAGGTATAAACAGACAGACCCAGGACATCCTGACAACGACCGATTCATCCTCTCGAAGGGCCATGCTGCTCCAATCCTCTATGCCGCTTGGGCAGAGGTGGGCAACATCAGCGAATCTGACTTGCTGAGCTTGAGGAAAATTCACAGTGACTTGGAGGGACATCCCACCCCAAGAGTGCTGTTTGTTGATGTGGCAACAGGATCACTTGGGCAAGGATTAGGTGCCGCGTGTGGAATGGCTTATACTGGCAAGTACTTCGACAAGGCCAGCTACCGGGTGTTCTGCCTCATAGGGGATGGCGAATCCTCAGAAGGCTCTGTCTGGGAGGCTTTGGCCTTTGCTTCTCACTACAGTTTAGACAATCTCGTGGCAGTCTTCGACGTGAACCGCTTAGGACAAAGTGGAGCCACGCCTCTTGAGCACTGCACAGACATCTATCAGAATCGCTGTGAAGTCTTTGGGTGGAATACTTACCTAGTGGATGGCCATGATGTGGAGGCATTATGCCAAGCATTTTGGCAAGCGGCTCAAGTGAAGAACAAGCCCACTGCCATAGTTGCAAAGACCTTCAAGGGCCGGGGTATTCCAGATATTGAGGATGCAGAAAATTGGCATGGAAAGCCGATGCCAAAAGAAAGAGTAGATACAATCATCAAATTAATTGAGAGTCAGATACAGACCAACAGGAATCTCATACCAAAACCTCCCATTGAAGACTCACCTCAAATCAGCATCAGCAATATAAAAATGACCTGTCTGCCTGAATATATAGTTGGTGACACGATAGCTACTAGGAAAGCATGTGGTTTGGCTTTGGCAAAACTGGGCCATGCAAATGAAAGAGTTATTGTCCTGGATGGTGACACAAAAAACGCCACCTTTTCTGAGATATTCAATAAAGAGCACCCTGAGCATTTTATTGAGTGTTTTATTGCTGAGCAAAACATGGTGAGTGTGGCACTAGGCTGTGCCACACGTGATCGAACCATTGCTTTTGTTAGTACCTTTGCTGCCTTTTTGGCCAGAGCATTCGATCAGATAAGGATGGGAGCCATATCTCAAACCAATATCAATCTTATTGGTTCCCACTGTGGGGTATCCATTGGTGACGATGGACCCTCCCAGGTGGCCCTGGAGGATCTAGCCATGTTCCGAAGTATTCCCAACTGTACTGTTTTCTATCCAAGTGATGCCATCTCAACAGAGTATGCTGTTTATCTGGCTGCCAATACCAAAGGAATGTGCTTCATTCGGACCAGCCAACCAGAAACTGCAGTTATTTATACCCCACAAGAAAATTTTGAGATTGGGCAGGCCAAAGTCATCCGCCAGAGTGTCAATGACAAAGTCACAGTTATTGGAGCTGGAGTTACTCTGCATGAAGCCTTAGCAGCTGCTGACAGTCTTTCTCAACAAGGTATTTCTATCCGTGTCATTGACCCATTTACCATTAAACCCCTGGATGCTGCCAACATCATCTCCAATGCAAGAGCTACAGGTGGCCGGGTTATCACCGTGGAGGATCACTACCGGGAAGGTGGCATTGGAGAAGCTGTATGTGCAGCTGTCTCTAGAGAGCCTGACATCCTTGTTCATCAGCTGGCAGTGTCAGAAGTGCCTCAAAGTGGAAAACCTGGTGAATTGCTGGATAAGTTTGGTATCAGTGCCAGACACATCATAGCAGCTGTGAAAAATACTTTAATGAACTAAAATAGCTCATTTCTTAGAGTTAGTCTGTTGGCTGGCTTTGCTTTGATCTTAAAACACGGCATCTTTATATTACATTCATGATTGTTGTTACTAAACCATCATTTATATCTATGccattgtggtttttttaagagagagacattAAACTGTCACTGTGTATACAGATgttgctcttattttttaatcattaaagtaGCTTATAACATTTTGGGTAACAGGAAtagcaaacaaaacaaccacCTCAAACAAAGTTTTCTGGAAGACTACAAATAACTGCACTGAGAATCAACATAGAGGTAATAGTTTCGCAAATGTATGTGATTTCcttgtaagtaaaaaaaaaaaaaagaatttaattgtACACTTCAATAGTCCAGGTTCTGAGGCAAGTTCCAGCTTTCATGGAATGCTATTGTACCTGCAGCTTCCTGGATAATGTTTGACTGCAATTGCCTTAAAATTTCCTCTGATGTCTGCCTCATCTCTCTACCATTTAGAAGCTGTTGAGCAGCACTAAACGTGTATATGATGTACTGGACGGCATGTGGTGACTGTTCCATAAAGAGATGAAAGCATAACTAGTTTTCGTTTGTGTCCTACACTGTTCTGTGAGGttttagaaatgtttccttttgtcaGTGACCAAACCAGACTGCTAACTTGATTATACTCATGTAAGGATACTGACATCAATGTAATAAAGCATTGAAAAACCATCAGCTTTATTTAGTTTGTGCCATGCATGTATGATTTGGCTTCTCCTTGATATTTTGTCTAAATCAGAAGCAGAAAGAGGCGTGTCCCCCCACGGAAATCCTGGAAAAAGGTCCAAGCTCTAGGTAAATCACTAGAGAATAATGTGTGGGCAGAAAAACatctctgaagcaggctccttacttTTAGCtgtgaaaacataaattatttggctggaatataagaaaaaagtGCCAATCAGATAAACTGAAGGGAAACCTGAGGTCcaaaactaaatgtaaaattaCTCCGGTATATCAgattaattctgtatttttattgctttcattAAGTGCCCTTATTAAGTTCCTTGGAGGCATCACCAATTTGTGTCAGGAATTGTTCTAGAAGGTATggtagagataaaaaaaaaatactaacctaGGAAGCAGAGAGATCTGGGGCTGCTCATTTTACTAGTGCCTTTTTTCTTTGATCGTGTTCtagtttcttcttttgaaaattgatcgtgataatttatttcataagatttaaaaattactttgtaaaaataaaaagttgctaTAGGACCACTGCGGAAATTTAGAAactacaaataaggaaaaaaaaaaaaattccctcacTTATCACCAAAACCCAAATCCATTTCATTGCACTTCTCATCTGGGATCTATAACTGAATCTTCCATATAGTCATTCCCATATAGTAACATCAATCAAATATTACATATATCTATGAGTGGGGTACTGAATAATAGTCTCCATCcctaattttttcaaagtttaggGATAACACTGATGCAGACACACTACAAAATAAATTGCTAATGCAAAATTACTTGTTATAATTTGCACATACTGGGAAGGAGCTTCAGCTTTTAGGGCTTAAACATAACTGTGATGAAAAATGATCTGTTACCAACCCTACATGCATAAACACacctttaaaaatgacaatagatCAGGGGGTTTTGtggattttttgcttttgttttgttttgttttgttttataatgacTAATGGGATCTTTGAGACtaccagaaatatatttttataggaaGGCAGGGAAACCTTTATGAATCGTTCCTGCAAATGTTCTGTCCCACAAGGCATCAATTAGTGGCCATCAGCTCTAGAGAGAATATATAGGAGATGAAACTTCTTATTTCATGTCTACACGTTTTCaggtaaaatgaaatcaaatccAGTTTTGTTACGTTGAATGTGTTCCAGCCTTGAATCTGTCCTGagatcttctttttcttaaggttttatttttaagtaatctcgatACCCAATgtgaagctcgaactcaca includes:
- the TKTL2 gene encoding transketolase-like protein 2, giving the protein MANDCKPDGNTVQVLRDVANRLRIHSIRATCASGSGHPTSCCSAAEIMSVLFFHTMRYKQTDPGHPDNDRFILSKGHAAPILYAAWAEVGNISESDLLSLRKIHSDLEGHPTPRVLFVDVATGSLGQGLGAACGMAYTGKYFDKASYRVFCLIGDGESSEGSVWEALAFASHYSLDNLVAVFDVNRLGQSGATPLEHCTDIYQNRCEVFGWNTYLVDGHDVEALCQAFWQAAQVKNKPTAIVAKTFKGRGIPDIEDAENWHGKPMPKERVDTIIKLIESQIQTNRNLIPKPPIEDSPQISISNIKMTCLPEYIVGDTIATRKACGLALAKLGHANERVIVLDGDTKNATFSEIFNKEHPEHFIECFIAEQNMVSVALGCATRDRTIAFVSTFAAFLARAFDQIRMGAISQTNINLIGSHCGVSIGDDGPSQVALEDLAMFRSIPNCTVFYPSDAISTEYAVYLAANTKGMCFIRTSQPETAVIYTPQENFEIGQAKVIRQSVNDKVTVIGAGVTLHEALAAADSLSQQGISIRVIDPFTIKPLDAANIISNARATGGRVITVEDHYREGGIGEAVCAAVSREPDILVHQLAVSEVPQSGKPGELLDKFGISARHIIAAVKNTLMN